A segment of the Catenuloplanes nepalensis genome:
GCATGGGCTCCCTCGTCATCGAGGGCGGCATCACCGTCGCCGCACCGCCACCCACCCCACCCGGCGACGGCATCGAGCTTCTCACCGTCCCGGCCGGCCGCGCGGTCGTCGCCGTCCATCGCGGCCCCTACGACACCCTGCCCGAGTCCTACCAGGACATCGAGAAGTGGATCCGCGACCAGGGCCTCTCCGCAACCGGAGCCCCCTGGGAGACCTACCTGACCGATCCCGGCGAGAACCCCGACCCGGCCACCTGGGAGACCGAGATCGTCCAGCCCGTCCAGTGACCCCGGCGCGGCCGGGCGCCACGCACCGTCCGGCCAGGCCGGCGGTACGATCCGCCGGTGTCGTCCGTCGCCTCACTCCGGGTCGTCAGGACCGGCGATCTACCGCCATCGTCAGCGCAGCCGGCGCACCGCGCCCGGGAGGCGATCCAGCGGCTCGGTGTGGACGTCGGCTGACGCCGCCTCAGTCTCGCGCACCGGCGTGGCCCGGGGAGTCGCGGAGTTCCAGGGCCCACAAATGCGCGCACACCGCCTCGATCCCGGCCGCCAGGTGGCGGCGGTAGGTGCTGAGGGGCAGGTGGAGCTGGGCGGCCGCGATCTCCTGGGTCGGTGCGCCGTGCAGGAACGTGGCCGCGACCGCCCGGTGGGCCTTCGCCAGGCGCGGGTCGCGGCCGATCGCGTCGATCGCGGCGCGCAGGACGTCGTGCAGCGGCGCCGAGACGGCCAGGCGGGTGCGCCGGAGCGGGCTCGCCGTGAGGGCGGACGGGTGCCGCAGCTGCCGCAGCGCCTCGCGGACCGCCGTGTCGAAGTCGTCGCGGGACAGCACCACCAGGTCGTTTCCGGCCGGTGGGAGGGCGGGGCCGAGGCGCATCTGCTGGGTGTTGCGCGCGAACCACGCGTCGACCGGCATCGCCCGCCAGTCGTGGCCGAACAGCGTGTAGCCGTGCCCGTCGACGCGTGGTTCGGCCGGGATCGGATGCTGGTCGAGGTATGTCATCAGCGGTGTCCAGAACGCCCGGTCCGCGATCACCACGAAGGACCAGCCCAGCCGCTCCTCACGCACGCAGTGTGCGCAGACGCGCAGCTGCACCAGGTCGGTGACCGGTGACGGGCGCTGATATCCGGTCGGGTCGATCGTGAAGCGGGCCACGCCGAGGTGTTCGCCGGCGCGCAGCGGGCCGGCCGCGCGCACGTGCGCCCAGGCCGCGGCCACGACCGGGTCCGCCGCCAGGTCCGCCGGGTCGGGTGCGGTCAGGCGCAGCCAGGCCATGAAGCCGCGCGGTTCGCCGCTCGGCAGCCGGTGCACGCGGAAGCCGGCCGGCTGCCGGGCCAGCCAGTAGCGGGCGATCTCCGCGGATTCCGGGCCCTCAGCGCGCCGCGCGAACGCGATGATCGCGTCGTGGTCGTCCGGGCCGGCGGTGTCCTCGTGCACGTCGGCCTCGTCGCGCCAGGTCACCCAGCCGGGCATGGCGTGGCGGCGGTGCTGGTAGGTGAGCGCGGCCAGGGCGGGCAGCTCGGCCGGGCCGGACGCACGGCGTACCCGCGCGAGAAGGTGTTTGCGCACCCGCGCCTGCATCGCGTCGTAGCCGGCCCGGTCGCGCCAGCGCAGGTCGGTCTCCAGCAGGTCACGGACCAGGTCGTGTGGGCGCAGGCCGTGCTTGCCGGACTCGATGTAGGGCTGGCGGCGCAGCCATTCGAACATGGTGGCGGCGTCGTCGCCGACCGCGGCGCGCAGCAGTTCCTCGGTGGTCGCCATCGCGTGCGCGCAGACCTCGAGCGCGCGCCGGTGCACCGTGGACGGGAGTTCGCCGACCAGGCGGCCGAGCAGCACGCCGACCACGTCCCGGTGCGGCGTCCACGCCTCGTCCGGCGTGGCCCGCGCGCGTGCCACCTCGGCGGCCAGCCGCAGCGCGAGCGGGTGACCGCCGGCGAAGTTCAGAAGAGCGGCACACCGCTCCGGGGGTACGCCGTGCAGCCGCAACAGCGCGGTCGCGTCCGCCGGCGGCAGGTCGTGGAGCGGGAGCGCGCGCATCGCGGCCGACCAGCCCGGGTCGGACCAGTGGCGCGGCTGCGGCGGGCGGCGGCCGGCCAGCACCACGAGCGCGCCGTCCGGCAGCCGCGGCAGGAACCGGGCGGTCAGCCACGCCTCCAGGCCACGGCACCGCTCGAACGTGTCGACCAGCAGCACCGCGCGCGGGTCGGCGAGCGCGCCGGCGGCCTCCGCCTCGAACCGGGCCGGTGACTCCACGTCACGGCCGTCGATCCGGATCACGGTGCGGCCGCGGCCCCGGGCGTCCGCGGCCATCCGCCGCAACAGCGTGCTCTTGCCCATGCCGCCGGGTCCGTGCACGAAGATCACGGGCTCGCCGGTGCCGTCCAGCGCCTCCCGGAAGCAGCGCAGCTCGACCGCGCGCCCCACGTGCCCGTCGCCGCGGCTCATCCACGCGCCGAGCGTCTGCGTCGTCTCCACCGTCCCGAGTGTATTGATCATGCACGCTTCGCCACTGTCCGGTCCACGACGGGCGCTATGTCCTCCACTGCGTGCTAGCGTCGCTTCACTGTTGGTGCCTGAAGATCGAAATTCGGGAGTGTTCCGGTGATCGAGATCGGTGCGATCCTCGCCAGTGAGGCGGCCCGCACCGTCGTCGCGGCCGCGCTGGGTGCGTCCGTCACGGGCGCGGGCCGGCTGATGGCGCTGCTGAAGAACCGAATCCCGTGGTTCTCCCGCCGCGCTGCCGGCGACACACCAGATCAAATCCTCGGGGGTACGGACGAGAGCGCCCGCGGCGACGCGAGCGAGGCCACGCGGCGGGCGGCCGACGCTACCGGCGCTGACACGGGCTCTCGCGTCACAGCCGCTCATGCCGGCTCGCGGACCACCGGCGTGACGGCCGCCGATGGCCTGACCTCGCCGGGCGATGTGGCCGCGCTGGCCGCGGAGATCGAGCGGGCGATCGCGGCCGATCCCGCGCTGGCCGAGGCGATCGCGGCCGCGCTGCCGGGCGGCGGGGTCCCACCCCCGGCCGTACCGTCGCCGGATCCGATGGCTTTTCATGACCGGGCCGAGGCCCGAGCGCGCCTGGCCGCGCCCGGTGTGTGGGTGGTCGGGGGTGCGCCGGGCGCGGGCAAGACCGCGCTGCTCCGGCGGGTGGCCGCGGACGTCGCGGACGGCGGCGTCGCCTACCTGGACCTCGACGACGACGCGCTGCGGCTCGGCGACCAGCTGGACCTGGACGCGGCCCGGTGCGAGATCCTCCGCCAGTTCGGCCTGCCGTCGGCGGACCCGGCGCGCTACCCGCAGTTGCTCGCGCGTGGCCGGCACACGCTGCTGCTGGACAACGCGCGCGGCGAGGCGGAGATCGCGCCGCTGGTCGCCGTGTCGCCCGCGGCCCGCGTGCTGGTCAGCACGCGCCGGCTCGGCGACGACTTCCGCCGTGCGCGGCCGCGCGCGATCGTCGCGCTCGGCGGCCTCGACCCGGACGGCGCCTGGGAGATGCTGGCCGCGCGCGTCTCCCCGGCGATGCTGGCCGCCGAGCCCGAGGCCGCGCACGGCCTGCTGGAGGCGGCCGACCGCATGCCCTACGGCATCCAGCAGATCGCCGCCCGGCTGAGCCGACGGTCAGGAGAGCCGGGTGCGCTCGCGTCCGAGCTGGCGGCGTTGCGCACGACCGGCGACCGCGACGAGTTCCTGGACCTGATGGTCTCGCGGGCGATCGGCGCGCTGTCCGCGTCGTCCCGCGACGGGCTCGCACTGCTCACTCGCTATCCGGGCGACGGCTTCACCCGCGACGGCGCCACCGCGCTGCTCGGCCCGCTCGCGGTCGCGACGCTGACCGAGCTGGACGACCTGTCGCTGCTGGATCGCGCGCCGGACGGCCGGCTGCGGCTGTTCAGCCTGGTCCGCCGCCGTGCACATCTGCTGCCGACTCCCTCCGATGTGGACGGCGCGTTGCTGCGCCTGCTCGGCCATCACGTGTCGCTCGGCGTCGCCGCGGACGTGGCGCTGACCCGGCCCGACCGGCTGCGCGCCTACCCGGTGCCGCCGGACGCGGAATGGCCGCTGCCCGTACCCCCGCTGGACTGGCTGGCCGCCTCGGCCGGCACGCTCTTCGCGCTGACCGCGCAGGCGCACCACCGCGGCCGGCACCACGACGTGCTGCGGCTGTGCGGCACGCTCGAGGTGCTGCACCTGCACCGTGGCCACCACGAGCGCTGCGACGCCGCGTTCCGGGACGGCGTCGCGTCCGCCGCCGCGCTCGGCGACCCGCTCGCCCAGGCCCGGCTGACCGCGTCGCGCGGCCGGATCGCGCTGCTGCGCGGGCGTCTCACCGAGGCCGCCGACCTGCTCGACGCCGCGCACAACCTGCTGGCCGAGGCCAGGGCGCGGGGCCTGGACACGGTACGGTTCGACGCCTCGCTGGCCGAGTTCCGCGCCCGCCTCGCGGAGCAGTCCGGCGATCTGCCCGCCGCGGTCGCGCTGCTGCGCGCCGCGCTGGAGGCCGACCGCGCCGCGGACTGGTCCTACTCGCGCGGTATCCACGCCCGCATGCTGGCGAACGTGCTGGTCAAGGCGAAGCTTCCGGGGGACGCGCTGGCCGCGGCGGACGAGGCGGCCGCGCACACCGCGGACCGCCGGAACGCCGGCCGGGTCGCCACCGTCCGGGCGAAGGCGCTGCTCGCGCTGGGCTGGCTGCCCGCGGCCGGTACCGCGCTGACCGCCGCGCGCGAGGCGGTCGCGGGCACCACCCAGTACGATCCGGAGCTCGACGAGATCGAGGGCGACCTCGCGCTGGCCACCGGCGACCGCGCCACCGCGCACGCGGCCTGGAGCCGCGTCGTCGACCGTGCGCTCAAGCTCGGCGACGACCGCGCCTACGCCGTCGCCATGCAGCGCCTCACGCGCCTGCGCACCTGACCGCGTACCACCTCAGACGATCTTGCGGTACCGGTACGGCCGGTAGTGGCGGGCGGCACGGGCGACGACGACCCGGTTCCGGCGCATTCCGCCGGCCTTGCCGCTCGACTCGATGACCGTGACGGTGCCGTGCGCCGGGTCGCCCCACGCCTCGAACAGCCGGACGTGGTCACGCCGCCGGTTCTTCTTCGTGCGGAGCAGGATGTCGCCGGGCCGCAGCGCGGACCAGGCGATGGGGTCGGCCACGCGCGGGAGTTCCCACGTGGTCAGGGCGCGGCCGTAGCGGGGGTCGCGGCTGTCGACCGCCCAGGCCATGCAGACGAAGCCGGAGCAGTCCGGGCGATAGCGGCGACCGCGATTCAGATCCCATCGGGTACGCGCGTTGTGCTGCGAATACGGCACGCCGCGGCGGAGCCAGTCGTGGGCCCGGGCGAGCACGGTGGCCCGGGTGATGCGCCCGCCGTAGACGACGGTCGAGGCCTCCCCGGCGGCCGGCGCCGCGGGTGGGGCGAGCACGGCGCCGAGCACGGCGAGCAGGAGTCGTCGTCGGTTCACCCCTGCTGATGCTGCCAGCCGCCCGGACGCCCCACCGGCCCGTTACGCGAATTCGGTGGAGATCTCGGTGGCGTATCCGTCCACAGCGGCGCCATGTCTACCGCGCCGCCGGTTTCACCTGGACATCGATGCCCGCGACATGACGGACGAGGAGCTGACCGGGTCCAGCCGGTGGGAGGGGACAGTCGGTTCAGTCCGGCGAGGCGTTGATCCGGTGGCGCCAGCGGCCGGGGGCGATGTTCTCCTGGTGGGTGAAGGCGCGGCTCAGGGCCGGTGCGGAGTCGTAGCCGACCCGGAGGGCGATCTCGGTCTGGGTCAGCGTCGTCTCGCGCAGCAGGCGTTTCGCCTGGCAGAGGCGCCAGCGGCGGAGCAGGGCGAGCGGGGTCTCGCCGGTCGCCGCGCGGAACTCGGCGGCGAACGCGGCGCGGGACATGTGGGCCTCGCGGGCCAGCGCGGCCACCGTCCACGGGTACGCCAGATCCTCCTGCATCGCGCGCGCCGCCCGGCCGAGCCCCGGATCGTCGAACAGCGGCAGCAGCGTCGCGGGCCGGGTCGCGGTGGTGGCGGCGACGGCCCGCAGCGCGTGCGTGACCAGCACGTCCGCGAGCCGGTCGGTGACCGGACCGGCGCCGGGCTCGCCGCGGTCGCGCTCGTGCTCCAGCAGCGCGAACGTCGCCTCGAGCGCGGCGGACGCGGCAGCGTCGACGGTGAGGCGCAGCACCGCGGGCAGCAGCCCCGGCCGTACCGGCCGGGCGGTCGTCTCGATCGTCATCGCCCGCAGGTCGGTGCGCGGGCCGGCATCGCCGTGCCGGGCCAGGCCGCGCACGACCGGCGTGGCGGCCGTGGGGCAGGCTCCTCCGGCCGGAACCGGCCGGTCGGCCAGCACGAACTCGTCGTCGTCGCGGATGACCAGGTAATCACCGGCCGACGCCTCGACGGTGCGGCCGTCGCTCCTCGCCGTGACCGCGACGTGGCCCTCCGCGACCCGCATGATCCAGAGCGTGGAGCGGGACGCCGCGGCGAAGGCCCACGGGCCGTGGGCGACGAAGCGGCCGTACATGGAACCCCCGCCAGACGATCGGACAAGAACGGCAGACGCCACGGTACGCCCGCGGCACGCCGGTCAGCGCAGGCTCATCGCATGCAGGCAATGAAAATCGAAAACGGGTCGCTGGTCCTGGCCGAGGTGCCCGATCCGGTGCCGGGTCCGGGTGAGGTGGTGGTCGACGTCGCGGCGACCGCGGTGAACCGGGCCGACATCGGCCAGCGGCTGGGCTTCTATCCCCCGCCGCCGGGCGAGCCGGAGTATCCCGGGCTGGAGTGTGCCGGCACCGTCGTCGCGGCCGGGGCCGGAGTGCCGGACGACCGCCTGGGTGAGCGCGTCTGCGCGCTGCTCGGCGGCGGCGGGTACGCGGAGCGGGTCGCCGTCCCGGTCGGCCAGCTCCTGCCCGTACCCGCGGGGCTGTCCCTGCCGGAGGCCGCGTCGCTGCCGGAGGCCGCGTGCACGGTCTGGTCGAACGTGGTCGACATCGCCGGTCTCCGCGCCGGCGAGACGCTGCTGGTGCACGGCGGCGCGAGCGGTATCGGCACGTTCGCGGTGCAGCTCGGCAAGGCGCTCGGCGCGACGGTCGTGGCGACGGCGCGGTCCGCGAAGCACGACCGGGTCCGGGAACTCGGCGCGGACCTGGTCGTCGACTACACCACGGACGACTTCGCGGCCGCGGTGCGCGACCACACCGGCGGCCGGGGCGCGGACGTGGTGCTGGACATCGTCGGCGCGGACCATCTCGCGCGGAACCTGGCCTCGCTCGCGCCGCACGGCCGGATCATGACGATCGGATTCCACGGCGGCACCCGGACGGAGCTGGACTTCATGGCGCTGTTCCGGGCGCGGGGGTCGATCACCGCGACCGGTCTGCGGCTCCGCTCCCGCCCGGACAAGGCCCGGATCGTGCGTGGCGTGGCCGGGCAGGTGTGGCCGCTGATCGAGGCGGGTGCGATCCGGCCGGTGATCGACCGTGTGCTGCCGCTGGCCGACGCCGCGGAGGCACACCGGGTCATGGAGGCCGGGGAGCACGTCGGGAAGATCGTGCTGACCCGGTGGAAGTAGTGTGCAGCGACGTGAACATCGCAGCGAACGTCGTCGTCGGGCTGGTCGTCGTCATCCACCTCTACATCGTGGTGCTCGAGATGGTGCTGTGGGCGCGGCCCCGGGGGCGCGCGGTCTTCGGCACCACGCCCGAGTTCGCGGAGGCCTCGAAGACGCTGGCCTCGAACCAGGGCCTCTACAACGGTTTCCTCGCGGCCGGGCTGGTCTGGGCGCTGCTGGCCGACGGCACCACCGCGTACCAGGCGAAGCTGTTCTTCCTGGGTTGTGTGCTGGTCGCCGGT
Coding sequences within it:
- a CDS encoding P-loop NTPase — encoded protein: METTQTLGAWMSRGDGHVGRAVELRCFREALDGTGEPVIFVHGPGGMGKSTLLRRMAADARGRGRTVIRIDGRDVESPARFEAEAAGALADPRAVLLVDTFERCRGLEAWLTARFLPRLPDGALVVLAGRRPPQPRHWSDPGWSAAMRALPLHDLPPADATALLRLHGVPPERCAALLNFAGGHPLALRLAAEVARARATPDEAWTPHRDVVGVLLGRLVGELPSTVHRRALEVCAHAMATTEELLRAAVGDDAATMFEWLRRQPYIESGKHGLRPHDLVRDLLETDLRWRDRAGYDAMQARVRKHLLARVRRASGPAELPALAALTYQHRRHAMPGWVTWRDEADVHEDTAGPDDHDAIIAFARRAEGPESAEIARYWLARQPAGFRVHRLPSGEPRGFMAWLRLTAPDPADLAADPVVAAAWAHVRAAGPLRAGEHLGVARFTIDPTGYQRPSPVTDLVQLRVCAHCVREERLGWSFVVIADRAFWTPLMTYLDQHPIPAEPRVDGHGYTLFGHDWRAMPVDAWFARNTQQMRLGPALPPAGNDLVVLSRDDFDTAVREALRQLRHPSALTASPLRRTRLAVSAPLHDVLRAAIDAIGRDPRLAKAHRAVAATFLHGAPTQEIAAAQLHLPLSTYRRHLAAGIEAVCAHLWALELRDSPGHAGARD
- a CDS encoding DUF1304 domain-containing protein; amino-acid sequence: MNIAANVVVGLVVVIHLYIVVLEMVLWARPRGRAVFGTTPEFAEASKTLASNQGLYNGFLAAGLVWALLADGTTAYQAKLFFLGCVLVAGLYGAATVSRRILFVQAVPAALGLVLVLLAG
- a CDS encoding zeta toxin family protein; its protein translation is MIEIGAILASEAARTVVAAALGASVTGAGRLMALLKNRIPWFSRRAAGDTPDQILGGTDESARGDASEATRRAADATGADTGSRVTAAHAGSRTTGVTAADGLTSPGDVAALAAEIERAIAADPALAEAIAAALPGGGVPPPAVPSPDPMAFHDRAEARARLAAPGVWVVGGAPGAGKTALLRRVAADVADGGVAYLDLDDDALRLGDQLDLDAARCEILRQFGLPSADPARYPQLLARGRHTLLLDNARGEAEIAPLVAVSPAARVLVSTRRLGDDFRRARPRAIVALGGLDPDGAWEMLAARVSPAMLAAEPEAAHGLLEAADRMPYGIQQIAARLSRRSGEPGALASELAALRTTGDRDEFLDLMVSRAIGALSASSRDGLALLTRYPGDGFTRDGATALLGPLAVATLTELDDLSLLDRAPDGRLRLFSLVRRRAHLLPTPSDVDGALLRLLGHHVSLGVAADVALTRPDRLRAYPVPPDAEWPLPVPPLDWLAASAGTLFALTAQAHHRGRHHDVLRLCGTLEVLHLHRGHHERCDAAFRDGVASAAALGDPLAQARLTASRGRIALLRGRLTEAADLLDAAHNLLAEARARGLDTVRFDASLAEFRARLAEQSGDLPAAVALLRAALEADRAADWSYSRGIHARMLANVLVKAKLPGDALAAADEAAAHTADRRNAGRVATVRAKALLALGWLPAAGTALTAAREAVAGTTQYDPELDEIEGDLALATGDRATAHAAWSRVVDRALKLGDDRAYAVAMQRLTRLRT
- a CDS encoding helix-turn-helix transcriptional regulator, translated to MASAVLVRSSGGGSMYGRFVAHGPWAFAAASRSTLWIMRVAEGHVAVTARSDGRTVEASAGDYLVIRDDDEFVLADRPVPAGGACPTAATPVVRGLARHGDAGPRTDLRAMTIETTARPVRPGLLPAVLRLTVDAAASAALEATFALLEHERDRGEPGAGPVTDRLADVLVTHALRAVAATTATRPATLLPLFDDPGLGRAARAMQEDLAYPWTVAALAREAHMSRAAFAAEFRAATGETPLALLRRWRLCQAKRLLRETTLTQTEIALRVGYDSAPALSRAFTHQENIAPGRWRHRINASPD
- a CDS encoding NAD(P)H-quinone oxidoreductase gives rise to the protein MQAMKIENGSLVLAEVPDPVPGPGEVVVDVAATAVNRADIGQRLGFYPPPPGEPEYPGLECAGTVVAAGAGVPDDRLGERVCALLGGGGYAERVAVPVGQLLPVPAGLSLPEAASLPEAACTVWSNVVDIAGLRAGETLLVHGGASGIGTFAVQLGKALGATVVATARSAKHDRVRELGADLVVDYTTDDFAAAVRDHTGGRGADVVLDIVGADHLARNLASLAPHGRIMTIGFHGGTRTELDFMALFRARGSITATGLRLRSRPDKARIVRGVAGQVWPLIEAGAIRPVIDRVLPLADAAEAHRVMEAGEHVGKIVLTRWK